A window of the Plasmodium knowlesi strain H genome assembly, chromosome: 2 genome harbors these coding sequences:
- a CDS encoding 1-cys peroxiredoxin, putative, producing the protein MKGIIVILYLILAHLCFGFKKFTPNQALNIVSRRGSPNMRSSQKLHESKSIDLANDLKENDVIPNVKVMIDVKNMNGTDHPGEENDFKAIDTHELFKNKKILLISLPGAFTPTCTSKMIPQYEAEYDFFIKENKFDDIYCITNNDIFVLKSWFKDMKIKKVKYVSDGNSSFTESMNMLVDKSNFFMGMRPWRFVAIVENNILIKMFQEKDKQHNIQTDPYEVSSIAVVKEFLQQNQL; encoded by the exons atGAAAGGAATTATCGTTATCCTTTACCTCATTCTGGCACACCTCTGTTTTGGCTTTAAGAAATTTACGCCCAATCAGGCTCTGAATATTGTATCTAGAAGGGGGAGCCCAAATATGAGGTCTTCACAAAAACTGCATGAGTCTAAGAGCATAGATCTGGCCAATGACCTGAAGGAAAATGACGTGATTCCGAACGTCAAAGTTATG aTCGATGTGAAAAACATGAATGGCACGGATCACCCAGGGGAGGAGAATGACTTCAAAGCCATTGACACGCACGAGCTgtttaagaacaaaaaaatactaTTGATAAGCCTGCCGGGAGCTTTCACCCCCACATGCACATCCAAAATGATACCGCAGTATGAAGCCGAATATGATTTCTTCAttaaggaaaacaaatttgaCGACATTTACTGCATAACGAACAATGACATTTTTGTGTTAAAAAGTTGGTTTAAGgatatgaaaataaaaaaggtgaaatatGTTAGTGATGGGAATAGCTCCTTTACCGAGAGTATGAATATGCTTGTGGATAAGTCCAACTTTTTTATGGGCATGAGACCTTGGAGATTTGTTGCTATAGTGGAAAATAACATcctaataaaaatgtttcaaGAAAAAGATAAGCAACATAATATACAGACAGACCCGTATGAAGTTTCGTCCATTGCGGTGGTTAAGGAGTTCCTTCAACAGAATCAGCTTTGA